One Camelus ferus isolate YT-003-E chromosome 21, BCGSAC_Cfer_1.0, whole genome shotgun sequence genomic region harbors:
- the PLEKHO1 gene encoding pleckstrin homology domain-containing family O member 1 isoform X3 gives MAVASTSTSDGMLTLDLIQEEDPSPEEPTSCAESFRVDLDKSVAQLAGSRRRADSDRIQPSSDRASVLPRLWEKPDKGATYTPQAPKKLAPTEKGRCASLEEILSQRDTAPARTLQLQGGDPPAPIPPHPGQLSRIQDLVAKKLEKTQELLAEVQGLGDGKRKAKDPPRSPPDSESEQLLLETERLLGEASSNWSQAKRVLQEVRELRDLYRQMDLQTPDSPLRQTMQHSQYRKSLM, from the coding sequence GCTTCAACCTCTACCTCGGATGGGATGCTGACCTTGGACCTGATCCAGGAGGAAGACCCTTCCCCTGAGGAACCAACCTCTTGTGCTGAGAGCTTTCGGGTCGACCTGGACAAATCTGTGGCCCAGCTGGCGGGCAGCCGGCGGAGAGCAGACTCAGACCGCATCCAGCCCTCCTCAGACCGGGCAAGCGTCCTTCCTCGACTTTGGGAAAAGCCAGATAAAGGGGCCACCTACACCCCCCAGGCACCCAAGAAGTTGGCCCCCACAGAAAAAGGCCGCTGTGCCTCCCTGGAGGAGATTTTGTCTCAGCGGGACACTGCACCAGCCCGCACCCTCCAACTCCAGGGTGGGGACCCCCCAGcgcccatcccaccccacccggGGCAGCTGTCCCGGATCCAGGACCTGGTAGCAAAGAAACTGGAGAAGACTCAGGAGCTGCTGGCAGAAGTTCAGGGACTGGGAGATGGGAAGCGAAAGGCCAAGGACCCCCCTCGGTCTCCTCCTGATTCTGAGTCAGAGCAGCTGCTGCTGGAGACAGAGCGGCTGCTGGGAGAAGCGTCATCAAATTGGAGCCAGGCAAAGAGGGTGCTGCAGGAAGTCCGGGAGCTGAGGGACCTGTACAGACAGATGGACCTGCAGACCCCCGACTCCCCACTCAGACAGACCATGCAGCACAGTCAGTACCGGAAGAGCCTGATGTGA